The following coding sequences are from one Treponema bryantii window:
- a CDS encoding D-alanine--D-alanine ligase family protein, producing MNIAVIYGGRSGEHEVSLISAAAIASGISKEHKVILIGITKSGKWYLQPDSEYERVCKDTKAILTITEDESKAVTIVPAGGKNAFLAGGKPLDIDVVFPALHGTYGEDGTIQGLFEMADIPYVGCTPLASAITMDKEKTKLIWQSVGLPVVPYVCVKRSVVLDSIVYDSVIEETEKELGYPMFVKPCCAGSSNGASKANDRKELNFAIMEAFEWDDKVLIEKSLTNAREIECSVTGNSVTFPSDSDVEEVTAYIPGEIVPNHDFYDFDAKYNDPDGANLIIPAELSENDLEKIRKTACAAYKVLDATGLSRVDFFIDRETKAVYLNEINTLPGFTPISMFPKMCDAAGLKFADLVELLIKEAVARYETHSKLTTSRI from the coding sequence ATGAATATCGCAGTTATATACGGAGGCCGTTCGGGCGAACACGAAGTTAGTTTGATTTCTGCAGCGGCCATAGCAAGTGGAATCAGCAAAGAACACAAGGTAATTCTTATTGGAATTACAAAGTCTGGTAAATGGTATTTACAGCCTGATTCTGAATACGAAAGAGTATGCAAAGACACAAAAGCTATTCTTACAATTACAGAAGATGAAAGCAAGGCTGTTACTATTGTTCCAGCAGGTGGAAAGAACGCCTTTCTAGCTGGCGGCAAGCCTTTAGACATTGATGTAGTATTCCCTGCCCTTCACGGAACTTATGGTGAAGACGGTACTATTCAGGGACTTTTTGAAATGGCAGACATTCCTTATGTCGGCTGTACACCACTCGCATCTGCAATCACAATGGATAAGGAAAAGACAAAGCTGATCTGGCAGAGTGTTGGACTTCCTGTTGTACCTTACGTTTGTGTAAAGCGCTCGGTTGTTCTCGACAGTATCGTTTATGATTCAGTTATCGAAGAGACTGAAAAAGAACTAGGATATCCTATGTTTGTAAAGCCTTGCTGTGCAGGTAGTTCTAACGGTGCTTCTAAAGCAAACGACCGCAAGGAACTCAACTTTGCAATTATGGAAGCTTTTGAATGGGATGACAAAGTTCTTATCGAAAAGTCTTTGACTAATGCACGCGAAATTGAATGCAGCGTTACAGGAAACTCAGTAACCTTCCCTTCAGACAGCGACGTAGAAGAAGTAACAGCATATATTCCAGGTGAAATTGTTCCAAATCATGATTTTTATGATTTTGATGCAAAATACAATGATCCTGATGGAGCAAATCTGATTATTCCTGCAGAGCTCAGTGAAAATGACCTCGAAAAAATCAGAAAAACAGCCTGTGCAGCATATAAAGTTCTTGATGCAACAGGTCTTTCACGTGTTGACTTCTTTATTGACCGCGAAACTAAGGCTGTTTACCTCAACGAAATCAATACATTGCCGGGCTTTACTCCAATCAGTATGTTCCCTAAGATGTGTGATGCAGCAGGCCTCAAATTTGCAGACCTCGTTGAGCTTTTGATAAAAGAAGCTGTTGCACGTTATGAGACACACAGCAAGCTGACAACCAGCAGAATTTAA
- a CDS encoding UDP-N-acetylmuramyl-tripeptide synthetase, translating into MTKQLSQILPAFKNTVVAADGSTITDLSEINNIQISSLVFDSREVTAGSLFFALPGTHTDGNNYIEQAILAGANAVVFQGELTSSQKEDVAQAIIKRTIDNAISNEMPKFAPALINVPDARFSMAPLSARFYDNPSERLIVIGVTGTEGKSSTVSFIWQLLRTCGHKAGFISTVEYSFGGDALPNPQHQTTPEAPIIQHHLNEMLENGCKYAVVETSSHGLSTKLNRCGEILFDCGVFMNVTLEHLEFHKNFETYRNDKANLFRALDKHNHIKTIAGEKQKINSIGIVNLEDPSATYFIEATKHNVYGFTTEGKAGKAAAETGSNATPLPPIPENLRYMTARNIASATYGLTFDVDADGENGIYPENYDPVQPRGKSHFSVKASLPGAFNAYNLMAAITAVSSVTGLSFEEVAAKVPELTPIKGRMTVIDEGQPFELIVDYAHTPSSFETIFPPLRKRCNGRIFALFGSGGERDLTKRPLQGQIAAKFCDVVVLADEDPRGEDPVELLKMIAEGAIKEGKVMDENLFIIHDRPQAIRETFKMAQKGDIVLLLGKSHENSIIYKDYTMPYDEINEAKNALKELYK; encoded by the coding sequence ATGACAAAACAACTTTCACAGATTCTGCCGGCTTTTAAGAATACTGTTGTAGCAGCTGACGGAAGTACAATAACTGATTTATCAGAAATTAATAATATACAGATATCAAGCCTTGTGTTTGATTCACGCGAAGTAACTGCGGGCTCACTTTTCTTTGCCCTTCCTGGTACTCATACAGATGGTAACAACTACATTGAGCAGGCTATTCTTGCCGGCGCAAATGCTGTTGTTTTCCAGGGTGAACTTACATCTTCTCAGAAAGAGGATGTAGCTCAGGCAATCATAAAGCGCACTATTGATAATGCTATTTCAAATGAAATGCCAAAATTTGCCCCTGCACTCATCAATGTGCCGGATGCTCGTTTTTCAATGGCACCTCTTTCTGCCCGTTTTTATGATAACCCGAGTGAACGGCTCATCGTTATCGGTGTAACAGGTACTGAAGGAAAATCCAGTACTGTAAGTTTTATCTGGCAGCTGCTTCGTACCTGCGGCCACAAGGCTGGTTTTATTTCTACTGTTGAATACTCTTTTGGTGGAGATGCTCTTCCAAATCCACAGCATCAGACAACTCCAGAAGCCCCAATTATTCAGCATCACTTAAATGAAATGCTTGAAAACGGCTGTAAGTACGCTGTTGTAGAAACTTCTTCTCATGGACTTTCTACAAAACTTAACCGCTGCGGCGAGATTCTTTTTGACTGCGGTGTATTTATGAACGTTACACTCGAGCACCTTGAGTTCCACAAAAACTTTGAAACTTACCGCAACGATAAGGCAAATCTTTTCCGTGCACTCGATAAGCATAATCACATTAAGACTATTGCCGGAGAAAAACAGAAAATCAATTCTATCGGAATAGTAAATCTGGAGGATCCTTCTGCAACATATTTTATTGAAGCCACAAAGCACAACGTTTACGGCTTTACAACAGAAGGCAAGGCTGGAAAAGCAGCGGCAGAAACAGGCAGCAATGCTACTCCGCTTCCACCTATCCCTGAAAATCTCCGCTATATGACAGCACGTAATATTGCCTCTGCAACTTACGGACTTACTTTTGATGTTGATGCAGATGGAGAAAATGGTATTTACCCTGAAAACTATGATCCGGTACAGCCACGCGGAAAAAGTCACTTCAGTGTAAAGGCATCTCTTCCAGGCGCTTTCAATGCTTACAATCTGATGGCAGCAATTACTGCAGTAAGCAGTGTTACAGGACTTTCTTTTGAAGAGGTTGCTGCAAAGGTTCCTGAGCTCACACCAATCAAAGGCCGTATGACTGTTATTGATGAAGGTCAGCCTTTTGAACTTATTGTAGATTACGCTCATACACCTTCAAGTTTTGAAACAATTTTCCCACCGTTACGCAAACGCTGTAACGGACGCATTTTTGCTTTGTTTGGTAGTGGAGGAGAACGTGATCTTACAAAGCGTCCGCTTCAGGGCCAGATTGCTGCTAAGTTCTGCGACGTAGTTGTACTTGCAGATGAAGACCCTCGTGGAGAAGACCCGGTTGAACTTCTCAAGATGATTGCAGAAGGCGCTATCAAAGAGGGAAAAGTTATGGATGAAAATCTTTTTATTATCCATGACAGACCACAGGCAATCCGAGAAACTTTCAAAATGGCACAGAAAGGAGACATCGTTCTGCTGCTCGGAAAGTCACACGAAAACAGCATTATTTATAAAGACTATACAATGCCTTATGATGAAATAAACGAAGCTAAAAATGCATTAAAAGAATTATATAAATAA
- the queD gene encoding 6-carboxytetrahydropterin synthase QueD, translated as MFEVRVTADFAAAHFLRDYNGKCENLHGHNYKVYAHVKGPKLNEGGMLLDFSKLKAALREVCKQLDHTNLNDLAVFDQNPSAERIAMFIYDGIIALLKKEGIDLSYSAGKTEPALYCVDVFETETSRARYRVDE; from the coding sequence ATGTTTGAAGTACGCGTAACGGCAGACTTTGCTGCTGCCCATTTTTTAAGAGACTACAATGGTAAATGTGAAAATCTTCACGGCCATAATTATAAGGTATATGCCCATGTAAAAGGTCCAAAACTCAATGAAGGCGGAATGCTTTTAGACTTTTCTAAACTCAAAGCCGCTCTTCGTGAGGTTTGCAAACAGCTGGATCATACAAATCTTAATGACCTTGCAGTTTTTGATCAGAATCCAAGTGCAGAACGTATAGCAATGTTTATTTATGATGGAATAATAGCTTTGCTTAAGAAAGAGGGAATAGATTTGTCGTACAGCGCAGGCAAAACTGAGCCTGCACTGTACTGTGTTGATGTTTTTGAAACAGAAACTTCACGCGCACGTTACCGTGTTGATGAGTAA